A stretch of DNA from Synechococcus sp. PROS-9-1:
GCTCAGATGCTCCCCTTCTGTTTCTGATCAGACCAGCCAATCTCTGTCAGCCACTTGCCCTTAGAATGAAGGGCTGACAGAGATTGGCCAATGGCTCGAAAGCGGCGCAAACTCAGCAAAGACATGGAAGCCGAAATTAAAGCGGCCCATAAAAAAGTTGAGTTTATTTCTGCGTTAATTCGAGACATCCGCGAAGAAGACATTCAAAACGAATATGCGGAAGCATTTGTGCAAGTGCATGCCGCATGTAGCCATCTCGCCCAGCTTTATGACGCTGAGGGCATCACTGAAGAAAGTGAAGGCACACTGGTTCTCTACAAAGGTCTTCTCAATCAATTTGAAGAAGATTATGAGCTCTAGGACATTTTCAGAATCTGGACCTCACCTACTAATTTTTTGCTAAAAACCCGGTACAACCGGATGGGTTTTTAGAAATGGTTTGATGCCAGAGAACAACGATCCACGCTGGTTCACATTGGCAATGGCAAGCCACTGGCCCCTCGCTGTTGTGATTGCGGCGTGGTCAGTTGCCGTTGCTGCAACCCAGATTCTCCGTCAACCCATTCCCATCGGCCTGCCCCTCGATCAGCCGTTGCCAGTGCGCCTCGTCGGCGGAGTCACTGTTGACGAAATCATGGCACCGGTCAGTGTGAGAAGTGAGGGTGCGATCGCAATTGAGGCCGCGGAAGTCCTTCCCGTTCAAGGCCAAGTTTCCGTCAATAAACCCGTCTTGATTGACTCAAATCAAACACTCGAGGTGCAAGGTCAGGTTTCAGTTGATGAGGTCACAACGCCAGTCAAAGTGCAAGGTGTGCATGAAGGTCCTGTACTTGTAGGAACATCCGACGAAGATCAGTTAACCGTTGGTGGAGCGGTAGAAGTCACTGAAGTAGGCGGTCGGATCAATGTTCGCCTGCGAGATGCAGCGAAATCGATCCTGCCAATTCCTTAAATGGCCTCACTTCCCGCTGATCTCACGCTTGCTGTTGTCGGGCACCTCGAGTGGGTTACTTTTCTTGCCGTCAATGAACTCCCTGCGCCTGGGCAGATCAGCCGTGCCCATCGCTCCCTCGAAGAACCAGCTGGAGCCGGAGCTGTCGTGGCTGTTCAACTGGCCAGGTTGACGGGGCAAAAAGTGGCTTTCTTCACGGCCCTTGGCAGGGATGAGATCGGCGCGCGAAGCGAAGCACGCCTGCGCGAGTTGGGTGTCACCCCAATCGTTGCCTGGCGTGACCAACCCACCCGCCGCGGGATCAGCTTGGTTGATCGCAGCAGCGATCGGGCGATCACGGTGATTGGAGAGCGGCTGACGCCAGTCGCTTATGACCCACTGCCCTGGGAGCATCTCGCCGATTGCGCTGGGGTGTTCGTCTCTGCAACCGATTCTGAGGGCCTCAAGCTGGCACGAGCAGCCAAAGTTTTAACGGCAACGCCCCGCCTTCGGGTCCCCGTTCTTCAAGGGGCAGGAGTCAGTCTCGATGCCTTGATCGGCAGCAATTTGGATCCAGGCGAATGCATCGAAGAGGGTGCACTCACACCAGCACCAACCTTGCGGATTGCCACGGAAGGAGAGAAGGGAGGGATCCTCATTCCAGG
This window harbors:
- a CDS encoding PfkB family carbohydrate kinase, producing MASLPADLTLAVVGHLEWVTFLAVNELPAPGQISRAHRSLEEPAGAGAVVAVQLARLTGQKVAFFTALGRDEIGARSEARLRELGVTPIVAWRDQPTRRGISLVDRSSDRAITVIGERLTPVAYDPLPWEHLADCAGVFVSATDSEGLKLARAAKVLTATPRLRVPVLQGAGVSLDALIGSNLDPGECIEEGALTPAPTLRIATEGEKGGILIPGGRFEAQPLPGALTETYGCGDSFAAGVTAGLAAGWSTTDAIKLGAQCGATCATHFGPYA